In Xenopus tropicalis strain Nigerian chromosome 5, UCB_Xtro_10.0, whole genome shotgun sequence, one genomic interval encodes:
- the LOC100485969 gene encoding ATP-binding cassette sub-family B member 5 isoform X1, whose product MPAEDPINMGNNEEEKCKDKAQDDTVIEEKKEREKQKAVGVIQIFRFADKLDIFLMVIGLIGAAGNGLCLPMLNLVYGQVTDSILCFNSSIQNSSECNKFKPLGEQMTIFALYYVAIGAAVIVSGYAQVSFWVLAAARQTRKMRQAFFRSVLSQEMSWFDINKSGEINTRLNEDITKINDGIGDKIGHLFQNVSTFIAGIIVALATGWELALVYIAASPLIALSAAFCSKMLVSLTSKELSAYAAAGAVAEEVLSSIRTVVAFGGQEREIKRYTNNLEEAKKIGIKRAIVSQLALGLVFLFIYCSYGLGFWYGTIVILQNKGYTIGDALVIFFSVANSSFCIGQASSHFEAFSIARGAAYKIFNVMDQTATIDNYMTEGHRPENMKGNVEFKNVSFSYPSRPNVQILKGLNLKIKSGQTVALVGQSGCGKSTTVQLLQRLYDAQEGTVTVDGHDIRSLNVGHYREFIGVVSQEPVLFGTTIKNNIKYGRENVTDLEIEKAVKEANAYDFIMALPDKYDTLVGERGAQLSGGQKQRIAIARALVRNPKILLLDEATSALDTESESVVQDALEKASAGRTTIVIAHRLSTVWTADVIVVIENGAVAEQGTHKELMEKKGIYHSLVTAQSIDAAETDKQTETAQEMNRKPSLVKRLSSKISTRSEHLEEEEEKEDVKEESLPKVSFFKILNLNKSEWPYILIGTLAAIINGGAHPAFCIFFAKVSAVFSTNDPERIQREANLYSIIFAVIGVISFLTYFLQGFMFGRSGEVLTMRVRQMAFKAMLRQEMSWFDDKKNSTGALTTRLATDASQIQMATGSRLGLIAENVACMGLSVIIAFVYGWELTLLILAMTPFIIVTGLLETSALTGFANRDKKELQVAGKIAAETVDNIRTVISLTRERAFEEMYAESLQKPYRNSQKRAQVYGICFALSQSFIYFSYAATFRFGGLMLELGRTNSEELILVFAIVTYGAMSVGQSLSFAPDYSKAKSAASHLFALFEREPAIDSYCQQGQKPETFQGSVELRKVSFNYPSRPDVPVLQGLSIKIQSGQTVAFVGSSGCGKSTSVQLLQRFYDPYQGDVLFDNLDAKCLNIQWLRSQIAIVSQEPVLFDCSIAENIAYGDNSRAVPMEEIQRAAKAANIHSFIEGLPEKYNTKVGGKGTQLSGGQKQRIAIARALVRKPKLLLLDEATSALDNESEKIVQQALDQARQGRTCILIAHRLSTVQNADVIVVMKNGRIIELGNHQQLLAKRGTYFDLVNAQTIT is encoded by the exons TTCCGTTTTGCAGACAAGCTGGATATTTTCTTAATGGTCATTGGCTTGATCGGCGCAGCAGGAAATGGCCTCTGCCTTCCCATGTTGAACTTGGTGTACGGACAAGTAACTGACAGCATTTTGTGCTTTAACTCATCAATACAAAACTCAT CAGAATGTAACAAGTTCAAGCCGCTGGGAGAACAGATGACAAT TTTTGCATTGTATTATGTGGCAATAGGAGCCGCTGTTATAGTTTCTGGTTATGCCCAAGTTTCCTTTTGGGTTTTAGCTGCTGCCAGACAGACGCGGAAAATGAGGCAAGCTTTCTTCCGTTCCGTCTTGTCCCAAGAAATGAGTTGGTTCGACATCAATAAATCTGGAGAAATCAACACCCGGCTGAACGA GGACATTACTAAAATCAATGATGGCATTGGAGACAAAATTGGTCATCTTTTCCAAAATGTTTCAACGTTCATAGCTGGAATAATTGTTGCCCTGGCCACAGGGTGGGAACTTGCACTTGTGTATATAGCAGCAAGTCCACTTATTGCACTGTCAGCCGCATTTTGCTCAAAG ATGCTGGTGTCACTAACAAGTAAGGAGCTCTCGGCTTACGCTGCAGCTGGGGCAGTAGCTGAAGAAGTTCTCTCGTCAATAAGGACAGTTGTGGCATTTGGAGGACAAGAAAGAGAAATTAAGAg atatACAAACAATTTGGAAGAGGCAAAAAAAATTGGTATAAAAAGAGCCATTGTTTCCCAGCTGGCACTTGGCCTTGTGTTCTTGTTTATCTATTGTTCTTACGGGCTTGGATTTTGGTACGGCACCATTGTCATTCTTCAGAATAAAGGATACACCATTGGAGATGCCCTTGTG ATTTTCTTTTCTGTGGCTAACAGCAGCTTCTGCATTGGCCAGGCCTCTTCTCATTTCGAGGCATTTTCTATAGCACGAGGCGCCGCTTATAAAATCTTTAATGTCATGGATCAG ACTGCTACAATAGACAACTACATGACAGAAGGGCATCGACCCGAGAACATGAAAGGAAATGTCGAGTTTAAAAACGTTTCTTTTTCTTATCCGTCAAGACCAAACGTTCAG ATCTTAAAAGGACTAAATTTAAAGATAAAATCTGGACAAACAGTGGCCTTGGTTGGTCAGAGTGGCTGTGGCAAAAGTACAACTGTTCAGCTTCTCCAGAGGCTCTATGACGCACAGGAGGGCACG GTCACTGTCGATGGCCACGATATCCGGTCACTGAACGTGGGACATTACAGAGAATTCATTGGAGTGGTCAGCCAAGAGCCGGTACTGTTTGGAACCACCATTAAAAACAACATTAAATATGGGAGAGAAAATGTGACTGATCTGGAAATTGAAAAGGCGGTTAAGGAAGCGAACGCCTACGATTTCATTATGGCGCTGCCGGAT AAGTATGACACTCTGGTTGGAGAACGAGGTGCACAGCTGAGTGGCGGCCAGAAACAACGGATAGCGATTGCTAGAGCCTTGGTGCGGAACCCTAAGATCCTTCTGCTGGATGAGGCCACATCCGCTCTGGATACTGAGAGTGAATCTGTAGTGCAAGACGCCCTAGAGAAG GCCAGTGCAGGCCGGACCACCATTGTCATAGCCCATCGTCTCAGTACCGTTTGGACAGCAGATGTTATAGTGGTAATAGAAAATGGTGCTGTGGCGGAACAAGGGACCCATAAGGAATTAATGGAGAAGAAAGGCATTTACCATTCACTAGTTACAGCCCAG TCCATTGATGCAGCAGAAACTGATAAGCAGACGGAGACAGCACAGGAGATGAACAGAAAGCCGTCACTTGTAAAACGCCTCAGCTCCAAAATCTCAACTCGATCGGAACACttggaggaggaagaggaaaaGGAAGATGTGAAAGAG GAATCTCTCCCTAAAGTTTCCTTCTTCAAGATTTTGAATCTAAACAAATCCGAGTGGCCTTATATCCTTATTGGGACTCTGGCGGCCATCATAAATGGGGGAGCACATCCGGccttttgtatcttttttgccAAAGTTTCAGCT GTTTTTAGCACTAATGATCCCGAAAGAATTCAGAGGGAAGCGAATTTGTATTCCATCATTTTTGCAGTTATTGGAGTAATTTCTTTTCTGACCTATTTCCTCCAG GGTTTTATGTTTGGAAGATCAGGGGAAGTCCTAACAATGCGAGTAAGACAAATGGCATTCAAAGCCATGCTGCGCCAG GAAATGTCATGGTTCGATGATAAGAAAAATAGCACAGGGGCTTTAACAACAAGACTTGCTACCGACGCTTCCCAAATTCAGATG GCAACAGGTTCCAGACTCGGATTAATTGCAGAGAACGTGGCATGTATGGGACTGTCTGTTATAATTGCCTTTGTTTATGGCTGGGAACTGACCCTTCTGATTTTGGCTATGACTCCTTTTATTATTGTAACTGGATTACTTGAGACCAGCGCTCTCACTGGCTTTGCTAATCGTGATAAAAAAGAGCTTCAGGTTGCTGGAAAG ATTGCAGCAGAAACTGTGGATAATATCCGAACCGTCATTTCTCTAACTAGGGAAAGAGCCTTTGAAGAAATGTACGCAGAGAGCCTCCAGAAACCATACAG GAATTCCCAGAAGAGAGCTCAGGTATATGGCATTTGCTTTGCGCTCAGtcaatcatttatatatttctcCTACGCGGCAACATTTCGATTCGGGGGTCTTATGTTGGAACTTGGACGAACAAATTCAGAGGAACTGATTCT AGTATTTGCCATTGTAACCTATGGAGCGATGTCAGTTGGGCAAAGTTTATCCTTTGCACCCGATTATTCCAAGGCCAAATCTGCTGCTTCCCATCTTTTTGCCTTGTTTGAACGAGAACCTGCCATTGACAGCTATTGTCAGCAAGGGCAGAAACCA gaaACATTTCAAGGATCTGTAGAATTACGCAAAGTTTCCTTCAATTATCCATCTCGGCCGGACGTCCCCGTACTCCAAGGGTTGTCTATTAAAATACAGAGCGGCCAAACAGTGGCATTTGTTGGTAGCAGTGGATGTGGGAAAAGTACATCTGTCCAGCTTCTTCAGAGGTTCTACGACCCATACCAAGGTGATGTG TTGTTTGACAACTTGGATGCCAAATGTTTAAATATCCAGTGGCTCCGTTCCCAAATTGCAATTGTGTCCCAAGAGCCAGTCCTGTTTGACTGCAGCATCGCCGAGAACATTGCTTATGGGGACAACTCCCGCGCCGTGCCAATGGAGGAAATACAAAGGGCAGCCAAAGCTGCCAATATCCACTCCTTCATAGAAGGACTACCTGAG AAATATAACACAAAGGTTGGAGGGAAAGGAACACAACTATCTGGAGGACAGAAGCAAAGAATTGCCATTGCCAGAGCTCTTGTTCGGAAGCCCAAACTGCTACTGCTGGATGAAGCCACTTCGGCTTTAGACAATGAAAGTGAAAAG ATTGTACAGCAAGCCCTGGACCAAGCAAGACAAGGAAGAACTTGTATCCTAATAGCACACAGATTATCGACAGTGCAAAATGCCGATGTTATTGTCGTAATGAAGAATGGCAGAATCATAGAACTTGGGAACCACCAACAACTTCTGGCAAAACGAGGGACGTATTTTGATTTAGTAAATGCACAAACAatcacataa
- the LOC100485969 gene encoding ATP-binding cassette sub-family B member 5 isoform X2: protein MVIGLIGAAGNGLCLPMLNLVYGQVTDSILCFNSSIQNSSECNKFKPLGEQMTIFALYYVAIGAAVIVSGYAQVSFWVLAAARQTRKMRQAFFRSVLSQEMSWFDINKSGEINTRLNEDITKINDGIGDKIGHLFQNVSTFIAGIIVALATGWELALVYIAASPLIALSAAFCSKMLVSLTSKELSAYAAAGAVAEEVLSSIRTVVAFGGQEREIKRYTNNLEEAKKIGIKRAIVSQLALGLVFLFIYCSYGLGFWYGTIVILQNKGYTIGDALVIFFSVANSSFCIGQASSHFEAFSIARGAAYKIFNVMDQTATIDNYMTEGHRPENMKGNVEFKNVSFSYPSRPNVQILKGLNLKIKSGQTVALVGQSGCGKSTTVQLLQRLYDAQEGTVTVDGHDIRSLNVGHYREFIGVVSQEPVLFGTTIKNNIKYGRENVTDLEIEKAVKEANAYDFIMALPDKYDTLVGERGAQLSGGQKQRIAIARALVRNPKILLLDEATSALDTESESVVQDALEKASAGRTTIVIAHRLSTVWTADVIVVIENGAVAEQGTHKELMEKKGIYHSLVTAQSIDAAETDKQTETAQEMNRKPSLVKRLSSKISTRSEHLEEEEEKEDVKEESLPKVSFFKILNLNKSEWPYILIGTLAAIINGGAHPAFCIFFAKVSAVFSTNDPERIQREANLYSIIFAVIGVISFLTYFLQGFMFGRSGEVLTMRVRQMAFKAMLRQEMSWFDDKKNSTGALTTRLATDASQIQMATGSRLGLIAENVACMGLSVIIAFVYGWELTLLILAMTPFIIVTGLLETSALTGFANRDKKELQVAGKIAAETVDNIRTVISLTRERAFEEMYAESLQKPYRNSQKRAQVYGICFALSQSFIYFSYAATFRFGGLMLELGRTNSEELILVFAIVTYGAMSVGQSLSFAPDYSKAKSAASHLFALFEREPAIDSYCQQGQKPETFQGSVELRKVSFNYPSRPDVPVLQGLSIKIQSGQTVAFVGSSGCGKSTSVQLLQRFYDPYQGDVLFDNLDAKCLNIQWLRSQIAIVSQEPVLFDCSIAENIAYGDNSRAVPMEEIQRAAKAANIHSFIEGLPEKYNTKVGGKGTQLSGGQKQRIAIARALVRKPKLLLLDEATSALDNESEKIVQQALDQARQGRTCILIAHRLSTVQNADVIVVMKNGRIIELGNHQQLLAKRGTYFDLVNAQTIT, encoded by the exons ATGGTCATTGGCTTGATCGGCGCAGCAGGAAATGGCCTCTGCCTTCCCATGTTGAACTTGGTGTACGGACAAGTAACTGACAGCATTTTGTGCTTTAACTCATCAATACAAAACTCAT CAGAATGTAACAAGTTCAAGCCGCTGGGAGAACAGATGACAAT TTTTGCATTGTATTATGTGGCAATAGGAGCCGCTGTTATAGTTTCTGGTTATGCCCAAGTTTCCTTTTGGGTTTTAGCTGCTGCCAGACAGACGCGGAAAATGAGGCAAGCTTTCTTCCGTTCCGTCTTGTCCCAAGAAATGAGTTGGTTCGACATCAATAAATCTGGAGAAATCAACACCCGGCTGAACGA GGACATTACTAAAATCAATGATGGCATTGGAGACAAAATTGGTCATCTTTTCCAAAATGTTTCAACGTTCATAGCTGGAATAATTGTTGCCCTGGCCACAGGGTGGGAACTTGCACTTGTGTATATAGCAGCAAGTCCACTTATTGCACTGTCAGCCGCATTTTGCTCAAAG ATGCTGGTGTCACTAACAAGTAAGGAGCTCTCGGCTTACGCTGCAGCTGGGGCAGTAGCTGAAGAAGTTCTCTCGTCAATAAGGACAGTTGTGGCATTTGGAGGACAAGAAAGAGAAATTAAGAg atatACAAACAATTTGGAAGAGGCAAAAAAAATTGGTATAAAAAGAGCCATTGTTTCCCAGCTGGCACTTGGCCTTGTGTTCTTGTTTATCTATTGTTCTTACGGGCTTGGATTTTGGTACGGCACCATTGTCATTCTTCAGAATAAAGGATACACCATTGGAGATGCCCTTGTG ATTTTCTTTTCTGTGGCTAACAGCAGCTTCTGCATTGGCCAGGCCTCTTCTCATTTCGAGGCATTTTCTATAGCACGAGGCGCCGCTTATAAAATCTTTAATGTCATGGATCAG ACTGCTACAATAGACAACTACATGACAGAAGGGCATCGACCCGAGAACATGAAAGGAAATGTCGAGTTTAAAAACGTTTCTTTTTCTTATCCGTCAAGACCAAACGTTCAG ATCTTAAAAGGACTAAATTTAAAGATAAAATCTGGACAAACAGTGGCCTTGGTTGGTCAGAGTGGCTGTGGCAAAAGTACAACTGTTCAGCTTCTCCAGAGGCTCTATGACGCACAGGAGGGCACG GTCACTGTCGATGGCCACGATATCCGGTCACTGAACGTGGGACATTACAGAGAATTCATTGGAGTGGTCAGCCAAGAGCCGGTACTGTTTGGAACCACCATTAAAAACAACATTAAATATGGGAGAGAAAATGTGACTGATCTGGAAATTGAAAAGGCGGTTAAGGAAGCGAACGCCTACGATTTCATTATGGCGCTGCCGGAT AAGTATGACACTCTGGTTGGAGAACGAGGTGCACAGCTGAGTGGCGGCCAGAAACAACGGATAGCGATTGCTAGAGCCTTGGTGCGGAACCCTAAGATCCTTCTGCTGGATGAGGCCACATCCGCTCTGGATACTGAGAGTGAATCTGTAGTGCAAGACGCCCTAGAGAAG GCCAGTGCAGGCCGGACCACCATTGTCATAGCCCATCGTCTCAGTACCGTTTGGACAGCAGATGTTATAGTGGTAATAGAAAATGGTGCTGTGGCGGAACAAGGGACCCATAAGGAATTAATGGAGAAGAAAGGCATTTACCATTCACTAGTTACAGCCCAG TCCATTGATGCAGCAGAAACTGATAAGCAGACGGAGACAGCACAGGAGATGAACAGAAAGCCGTCACTTGTAAAACGCCTCAGCTCCAAAATCTCAACTCGATCGGAACACttggaggaggaagaggaaaaGGAAGATGTGAAAGAG GAATCTCTCCCTAAAGTTTCCTTCTTCAAGATTTTGAATCTAAACAAATCCGAGTGGCCTTATATCCTTATTGGGACTCTGGCGGCCATCATAAATGGGGGAGCACATCCGGccttttgtatcttttttgccAAAGTTTCAGCT GTTTTTAGCACTAATGATCCCGAAAGAATTCAGAGGGAAGCGAATTTGTATTCCATCATTTTTGCAGTTATTGGAGTAATTTCTTTTCTGACCTATTTCCTCCAG GGTTTTATGTTTGGAAGATCAGGGGAAGTCCTAACAATGCGAGTAAGACAAATGGCATTCAAAGCCATGCTGCGCCAG GAAATGTCATGGTTCGATGATAAGAAAAATAGCACAGGGGCTTTAACAACAAGACTTGCTACCGACGCTTCCCAAATTCAGATG GCAACAGGTTCCAGACTCGGATTAATTGCAGAGAACGTGGCATGTATGGGACTGTCTGTTATAATTGCCTTTGTTTATGGCTGGGAACTGACCCTTCTGATTTTGGCTATGACTCCTTTTATTATTGTAACTGGATTACTTGAGACCAGCGCTCTCACTGGCTTTGCTAATCGTGATAAAAAAGAGCTTCAGGTTGCTGGAAAG ATTGCAGCAGAAACTGTGGATAATATCCGAACCGTCATTTCTCTAACTAGGGAAAGAGCCTTTGAAGAAATGTACGCAGAGAGCCTCCAGAAACCATACAG GAATTCCCAGAAGAGAGCTCAGGTATATGGCATTTGCTTTGCGCTCAGtcaatcatttatatatttctcCTACGCGGCAACATTTCGATTCGGGGGTCTTATGTTGGAACTTGGACGAACAAATTCAGAGGAACTGATTCT AGTATTTGCCATTGTAACCTATGGAGCGATGTCAGTTGGGCAAAGTTTATCCTTTGCACCCGATTATTCCAAGGCCAAATCTGCTGCTTCCCATCTTTTTGCCTTGTTTGAACGAGAACCTGCCATTGACAGCTATTGTCAGCAAGGGCAGAAACCA gaaACATTTCAAGGATCTGTAGAATTACGCAAAGTTTCCTTCAATTATCCATCTCGGCCGGACGTCCCCGTACTCCAAGGGTTGTCTATTAAAATACAGAGCGGCCAAACAGTGGCATTTGTTGGTAGCAGTGGATGTGGGAAAAGTACATCTGTCCAGCTTCTTCAGAGGTTCTACGACCCATACCAAGGTGATGTG TTGTTTGACAACTTGGATGCCAAATGTTTAAATATCCAGTGGCTCCGTTCCCAAATTGCAATTGTGTCCCAAGAGCCAGTCCTGTTTGACTGCAGCATCGCCGAGAACATTGCTTATGGGGACAACTCCCGCGCCGTGCCAATGGAGGAAATACAAAGGGCAGCCAAAGCTGCCAATATCCACTCCTTCATAGAAGGACTACCTGAG AAATATAACACAAAGGTTGGAGGGAAAGGAACACAACTATCTGGAGGACAGAAGCAAAGAATTGCCATTGCCAGAGCTCTTGTTCGGAAGCCCAAACTGCTACTGCTGGATGAAGCCACTTCGGCTTTAGACAATGAAAGTGAAAAG ATTGTACAGCAAGCCCTGGACCAAGCAAGACAAGGAAGAACTTGTATCCTAATAGCACACAGATTATCGACAGTGCAAAATGCCGATGTTATTGTCGTAATGAAGAATGGCAGAATCATAGAACTTGGGAACCACCAACAACTTCTGGCAAAACGAGGGACGTATTTTGATTTAGTAAATGCACAAACAatcacataa
- the LOC100485969 gene encoding ATP-binding cassette sub-family B member 5 isoform X3, producing MTIFALYYVAIGAAVIVSGYAQVSFWVLAAARQTRKMRQAFFRSVLSQEMSWFDINKSGEINTRLNEDITKINDGIGDKIGHLFQNVSTFIAGIIVALATGWELALVYIAASPLIALSAAFCSKMLVSLTSKELSAYAAAGAVAEEVLSSIRTVVAFGGQEREIKRYTNNLEEAKKIGIKRAIVSQLALGLVFLFIYCSYGLGFWYGTIVILQNKGYTIGDALVIFFSVANSSFCIGQASSHFEAFSIARGAAYKIFNVMDQTATIDNYMTEGHRPENMKGNVEFKNVSFSYPSRPNVQILKGLNLKIKSGQTVALVGQSGCGKSTTVQLLQRLYDAQEGTVTVDGHDIRSLNVGHYREFIGVVSQEPVLFGTTIKNNIKYGRENVTDLEIEKAVKEANAYDFIMALPDKYDTLVGERGAQLSGGQKQRIAIARALVRNPKILLLDEATSALDTESESVVQDALEKASAGRTTIVIAHRLSTVWTADVIVVIENGAVAEQGTHKELMEKKGIYHSLVTAQSIDAAETDKQTETAQEMNRKPSLVKRLSSKISTRSEHLEEEEEKEDVKEESLPKVSFFKILNLNKSEWPYILIGTLAAIINGGAHPAFCIFFAKVSAVFSTNDPERIQREANLYSIIFAVIGVISFLTYFLQGFMFGRSGEVLTMRVRQMAFKAMLRQEMSWFDDKKNSTGALTTRLATDASQIQMATGSRLGLIAENVACMGLSVIIAFVYGWELTLLILAMTPFIIVTGLLETSALTGFANRDKKELQVAGKIAAETVDNIRTVISLTRERAFEEMYAESLQKPYRNSQKRAQVYGICFALSQSFIYFSYAATFRFGGLMLELGRTNSEELILVFAIVTYGAMSVGQSLSFAPDYSKAKSAASHLFALFEREPAIDSYCQQGQKPETFQGSVELRKVSFNYPSRPDVPVLQGLSIKIQSGQTVAFVGSSGCGKSTSVQLLQRFYDPYQGDVLFDNLDAKCLNIQWLRSQIAIVSQEPVLFDCSIAENIAYGDNSRAVPMEEIQRAAKAANIHSFIEGLPEKYNTKVGGKGTQLSGGQKQRIAIARALVRKPKLLLLDEATSALDNESEKIVQQALDQARQGRTCILIAHRLSTVQNADVIVVMKNGRIIELGNHQQLLAKRGTYFDLVNAQTIT from the exons ATGACAAT TTTTGCATTGTATTATGTGGCAATAGGAGCCGCTGTTATAGTTTCTGGTTATGCCCAAGTTTCCTTTTGGGTTTTAGCTGCTGCCAGACAGACGCGGAAAATGAGGCAAGCTTTCTTCCGTTCCGTCTTGTCCCAAGAAATGAGTTGGTTCGACATCAATAAATCTGGAGAAATCAACACCCGGCTGAACGA GGACATTACTAAAATCAATGATGGCATTGGAGACAAAATTGGTCATCTTTTCCAAAATGTTTCAACGTTCATAGCTGGAATAATTGTTGCCCTGGCCACAGGGTGGGAACTTGCACTTGTGTATATAGCAGCAAGTCCACTTATTGCACTGTCAGCCGCATTTTGCTCAAAG ATGCTGGTGTCACTAACAAGTAAGGAGCTCTCGGCTTACGCTGCAGCTGGGGCAGTAGCTGAAGAAGTTCTCTCGTCAATAAGGACAGTTGTGGCATTTGGAGGACAAGAAAGAGAAATTAAGAg atatACAAACAATTTGGAAGAGGCAAAAAAAATTGGTATAAAAAGAGCCATTGTTTCCCAGCTGGCACTTGGCCTTGTGTTCTTGTTTATCTATTGTTCTTACGGGCTTGGATTTTGGTACGGCACCATTGTCATTCTTCAGAATAAAGGATACACCATTGGAGATGCCCTTGTG ATTTTCTTTTCTGTGGCTAACAGCAGCTTCTGCATTGGCCAGGCCTCTTCTCATTTCGAGGCATTTTCTATAGCACGAGGCGCCGCTTATAAAATCTTTAATGTCATGGATCAG ACTGCTACAATAGACAACTACATGACAGAAGGGCATCGACCCGAGAACATGAAAGGAAATGTCGAGTTTAAAAACGTTTCTTTTTCTTATCCGTCAAGACCAAACGTTCAG ATCTTAAAAGGACTAAATTTAAAGATAAAATCTGGACAAACAGTGGCCTTGGTTGGTCAGAGTGGCTGTGGCAAAAGTACAACTGTTCAGCTTCTCCAGAGGCTCTATGACGCACAGGAGGGCACG GTCACTGTCGATGGCCACGATATCCGGTCACTGAACGTGGGACATTACAGAGAATTCATTGGAGTGGTCAGCCAAGAGCCGGTACTGTTTGGAACCACCATTAAAAACAACATTAAATATGGGAGAGAAAATGTGACTGATCTGGAAATTGAAAAGGCGGTTAAGGAAGCGAACGCCTACGATTTCATTATGGCGCTGCCGGAT AAGTATGACACTCTGGTTGGAGAACGAGGTGCACAGCTGAGTGGCGGCCAGAAACAACGGATAGCGATTGCTAGAGCCTTGGTGCGGAACCCTAAGATCCTTCTGCTGGATGAGGCCACATCCGCTCTGGATACTGAGAGTGAATCTGTAGTGCAAGACGCCCTAGAGAAG GCCAGTGCAGGCCGGACCACCATTGTCATAGCCCATCGTCTCAGTACCGTTTGGACAGCAGATGTTATAGTGGTAATAGAAAATGGTGCTGTGGCGGAACAAGGGACCCATAAGGAATTAATGGAGAAGAAAGGCATTTACCATTCACTAGTTACAGCCCAG TCCATTGATGCAGCAGAAACTGATAAGCAGACGGAGACAGCACAGGAGATGAACAGAAAGCCGTCACTTGTAAAACGCCTCAGCTCCAAAATCTCAACTCGATCGGAACACttggaggaggaagaggaaaaGGAAGATGTGAAAGAG GAATCTCTCCCTAAAGTTTCCTTCTTCAAGATTTTGAATCTAAACAAATCCGAGTGGCCTTATATCCTTATTGGGACTCTGGCGGCCATCATAAATGGGGGAGCACATCCGGccttttgtatcttttttgccAAAGTTTCAGCT GTTTTTAGCACTAATGATCCCGAAAGAATTCAGAGGGAAGCGAATTTGTATTCCATCATTTTTGCAGTTATTGGAGTAATTTCTTTTCTGACCTATTTCCTCCAG GGTTTTATGTTTGGAAGATCAGGGGAAGTCCTAACAATGCGAGTAAGACAAATGGCATTCAAAGCCATGCTGCGCCAG GAAATGTCATGGTTCGATGATAAGAAAAATAGCACAGGGGCTTTAACAACAAGACTTGCTACCGACGCTTCCCAAATTCAGATG GCAACAGGTTCCAGACTCGGATTAATTGCAGAGAACGTGGCATGTATGGGACTGTCTGTTATAATTGCCTTTGTTTATGGCTGGGAACTGACCCTTCTGATTTTGGCTATGACTCCTTTTATTATTGTAACTGGATTACTTGAGACCAGCGCTCTCACTGGCTTTGCTAATCGTGATAAAAAAGAGCTTCAGGTTGCTGGAAAG ATTGCAGCAGAAACTGTGGATAATATCCGAACCGTCATTTCTCTAACTAGGGAAAGAGCCTTTGAAGAAATGTACGCAGAGAGCCTCCAGAAACCATACAG GAATTCCCAGAAGAGAGCTCAGGTATATGGCATTTGCTTTGCGCTCAGtcaatcatttatatatttctcCTACGCGGCAACATTTCGATTCGGGGGTCTTATGTTGGAACTTGGACGAACAAATTCAGAGGAACTGATTCT AGTATTTGCCATTGTAACCTATGGAGCGATGTCAGTTGGGCAAAGTTTATCCTTTGCACCCGATTATTCCAAGGCCAAATCTGCTGCTTCCCATCTTTTTGCCTTGTTTGAACGAGAACCTGCCATTGACAGCTATTGTCAGCAAGGGCAGAAACCA gaaACATTTCAAGGATCTGTAGAATTACGCAAAGTTTCCTTCAATTATCCATCTCGGCCGGACGTCCCCGTACTCCAAGGGTTGTCTATTAAAATACAGAGCGGCCAAACAGTGGCATTTGTTGGTAGCAGTGGATGTGGGAAAAGTACATCTGTCCAGCTTCTTCAGAGGTTCTACGACCCATACCAAGGTGATGTG TTGTTTGACAACTTGGATGCCAAATGTTTAAATATCCAGTGGCTCCGTTCCCAAATTGCAATTGTGTCCCAAGAGCCAGTCCTGTTTGACTGCAGCATCGCCGAGAACATTGCTTATGGGGACAACTCCCGCGCCGTGCCAATGGAGGAAATACAAAGGGCAGCCAAAGCTGCCAATATCCACTCCTTCATAGAAGGACTACCTGAG AAATATAACACAAAGGTTGGAGGGAAAGGAACACAACTATCTGGAGGACAGAAGCAAAGAATTGCCATTGCCAGAGCTCTTGTTCGGAAGCCCAAACTGCTACTGCTGGATGAAGCCACTTCGGCTTTAGACAATGAAAGTGAAAAG ATTGTACAGCAAGCCCTGGACCAAGCAAGACAAGGAAGAACTTGTATCCTAATAGCACACAGATTATCGACAGTGCAAAATGCCGATGTTATTGTCGTAATGAAGAATGGCAGAATCATAGAACTTGGGAACCACCAACAACTTCTGGCAAAACGAGGGACGTATTTTGATTTAGTAAATGCACAAACAatcacataa